Sequence from the Numida meleagris isolate 19003 breed g44 Domestic line chromosome 2, NumMel1.0, whole genome shotgun sequence genome:
TAATCTTTGAATAGCAATAATGTGCTTTAGGAAATGAGCAGTGCTATATGTTTTCAAAAGTACGTGTGTGGCATACAGATGGGTGCAGCAGTCCATCTGAGTGAAAGTcgtttttgttgtttggaatTACCAACAGTTCATGTTTCTAATTCATATGGGACTGACTTGATCTATGCACCCTTGGAAGTCGAGGTACATCTTTTTACTGACATTAGACTTTGACAGCTAGCATGGAACGGACGTATTTTGATCTTGTAGCTAAGCAAATATGTAGATAAATATTATGTAGTTTACTTCTTGTAACTCTGATCtattgatattttcttctttctcataggCTTCAGAAGCTTCCAAAATACCTACTTCTAGAAAACGTTAAGGGATTTGAATCCTCTTCTGCAAGGTAAAGTCTAACTTATACATggttcattttttaataaaggacaTTTTCCTTAGGAGAAGGcaggatttttatttcctagaaTTTGAGAGAAGAAATTAGTGAGATGGCACACTTAGCAGCTGTGGGTTAAAGATACTGTTTTAATTTGGGAATTCAAGTCTTGGGATGTGAAAGGAACTTGATAAATAACTATTTATTTCTCTAAGCAGGTAAAACAGACTAGAACTTGactctgctgtttttctttgatgaCTTAGTGTCCTTTAGAAAGgaacaatattatttttcaaggaGTGGTTTTGGATTTTACCCATGACAGGAGCTCTTGGTATCTTGTGCTGAGATCGCAATAGAATGCAGTAGCTTTCTTCAGTACTTTTGTTGATAGTATGTTGTCACTGATTCACAGTTGCTATAAGTGGTTCATGAAGAGAGTATGAAATCTGCATATGAGTTTTGTCTGAAGTATGGAAGAGGAAAGTTGGTGATCAGATTACTTAATGACAGCATTTTCCTCACTTGTTAGGAGACAGGGGTTTAGTCATCTTTTCTCATTGCCTGCTGGAAACGAAGTAGGATCTTTTCCTCACATTTCGTAAATCAACAAGAGAGCAGCCAGCTTCTTCATGCTTCTTAATGCATGTGACAGGCAGCTGGGAGACACTTTCAGCTCTCTCACTGATTAAAGCATGCAGCAGTTCTGTTGAAGATTTGGGCTGCTGCTAGAGAGCCTGAGATTCCTAAGGCTGTTCCTTGCTGGCCAGTGTTTGAAACGGGTTGTAAATCTGAAAACTGGTCAGAATGCTTGCTTTCTCTTGGGATGCAGCGTCGTATACAGTGCCAGATACAGGTCACAGTTTGTGATTTACATACAGCCTGCATATATACAGCCTGCGTGGAATAGGAAAAATGAGTCTTTTCAGAAAGACCtcaatttcagtgattttttttcttttaatgcttgCAGAGCACGGTTAAACCTTGCTTTTATTGTCAAATCTACAAATTTTTGACTTAACCATTTTATTAGGCTTAGCTGCTGTCATATGCATGAACAGAGGGAAACAGTGAGCCATTTGTATTGATTTTAGTGTCATGTTTTATAATTCACAGTGAGGAGAGAGTCTTGCTCttattattttccttgctgGCACACTCATCTAAGGATGTTCTCTTCTAGAGATGGAATATTTGTTGAAGGGGTGTTTGCACCGAAGTGGGTGTTAGATACTTGTGAATTTGTAGTGGTCATTTTTAGCTGCAGTAACACTGAATTTTGTATGTTGTCTCTACAAGTTCAGAAAAGGATTATTTTATGTGTGtaattctctgattctttcACTGAATGTGAAATCTTGGTACCTAAGGTATTACGTTTGATGTGTTTTTACTTAGGATAAAAAGGGCTTAAAGGATATAAGGTTTTATGAAGGGCATAATTGCTTCTTGATTCTTCTCACTGCCAGAAATGAACTTCTGCGAACACTAGAAACATGTGGGTTTAAGTATCAAGAATTTCTCTTGTCTCCAACCTGTGTGAGTATTAATTTAATTCTAAGGTTATTTGACTGTTCAAACAACACTAACTCcaagaacatctgaaaatgatGTGCTTTATTAGAAAAGAGGGTGATGCCCAGAGCTTCTGAATGAGAGCCATCTGATGTGACCGATTTCTCGTTGGTACGTTGGCGTAATCTTACTGATGTTATTATTGTGATTCTAGTCATGCACTTTTTTgccaccattttttttaaagtaggcATGAACGTAAACGATGACCAAGAAGGTGATTTTCTCTGCAGGAGCCTCATAGTTTCAGAACTGCTGATGCCTGTgttttttcagcacagaaaacatgacTGTGTCATTTGTGGGGGCAGGGCCTCTGTTTGTGTGTTTCCTTGGCAACTGGAAAAGAACTGAGAGGTGTCAGATTGTGCAAGACTAAATGGGATCAGTGAAGTACCATATGTATTTGACAAAACATTGTAGAGAGTAACCTGAAAACCAGTTGTACATTTGTTTAATTGTTGGATGTCTTATAGTTCCTTGTAACAAAAGGAgaaacctttttccttttctatagAAAACAAGCAGTACTCTTCCCAAGAAACAGTGATGTGTCTCATTTGTCTTCTTTCCTCAGATGACAGTTTGTTTATGTTCCTGttcatttacagagaaaattaaaatcatgaggaaaaaattaccTGCTTGTTTCTTTGAAGTTGCCTAGGCAGGGGAGTTATGTTCATGGTTTATTAGAAGTTTATTTAGGTACTATCAAttaattttgatatttcttaAGTGGCAAAATAgtgtgaaataattttattactgTAAATAGTAATAGGTAACTTTAACAGCAATGTAGatcatttcttctctgtttgtCACATGGACTAAAAGCTTGTGGATTTTTGGTTACAGCTTGGCATTCCTAATTCTAGGCTGCGATATTTTCTAATTGCAAAGCTTCACCAAgagccatttttctttcatgttcctGATCAGGTGAGTCTAATTTCTATTATTCAAATTTGCTTGATTTAATGAAGATTGAAGTTTAAATTTTCAGTTTAGTAGCATGGACGTGAATAGATTAGAGAAGGGAtatcaacagaaaaattaaattctgtctctttttctttggcCTGGATCCTGTGTCTTCTAAAGATTGAAATGCGTATCAATGGCTTAATTGGCTTTAAGCAGTTGAGGAGGAAATGTCTTTTTGTAAAGGCAATTATTTGTAATTGTTTCCATCATCATTGCTGTTAGGTCAGCCGATCTcaatgcaacatttttttttttttttgaaatctttgtaGAAATAACGCCAAATGGTTACTTGCATCTCTGAAGTAATTCTTAATCACTACAGTTTCTGCTGTCAAGTTGTTTATCAAATGCAGCTCCTTAATCTTTCTCACAATTTATTTCTTAGGTATTGACAAGATTCCCAGATCAGAATCTGGAAGAGTTGTCCAAGGACAAAGGTACTGATGAAGATAGCTCTTCCTTGCCGTCTGGAGAGAAGAGTCTAGATTCAAATATTGGTCCTGATTGCAGCAGCAAGAAGGGACCCTTACCGAAAGGGGCCTTTCTTTTTAAGCttgaaacagcagaagaaatggtAAGGAAGCATAGTCAAGACAATGATCCCTCTATTCAAATGTTAGAAGATtttctggaagaggaaaatgaagaaaaaatgagtcAGTATTTTTTAGCACCCAAGTCCTTGGTACGCTACGCTTTCTTGTTAGACATTGTTAAACCCACTTGCCGGAGATCCACGTGCTTTACAAAAGGGTAAGTTGTAAATAAAGTGTATTGCTGAATTGTGTCCTGAAACTTTGTGTGTgtactgtgtttttgtttgtgtactaagaaatgaagaaaaaaaaaagctatttcatttaaaaaaaaaaaaaaaaggcatctgagaaaaaaaaaaattggaaaatctTCTTATATAGCATGCTTCCTAATTGAATGGAATGCCAGCATGAGACTGTCTGGCAGAACATCATGTGCCCACTCCAAAAACACATTCACAAAAGACACTGCCATTTGTTATTGACCTTCACAGAAGCTTAATTACCCCTGCGGAAATATGGTTCCAGTAGACTGGTATAGTACTGACTCATTAATGAATTTCTTTATATTGCTCACTGTCGGTACAAAGTGTCATGCATGACAGATCCATTCCTCATTAAAACTGTCTCCACTGTACATTTTATTGATTTCCTGGATGTTTCAGCTGTGTAGGTCGAAATAGCTGTGAATTGGCCATATATCATAAAACCAGTTAGGTTCCAGCATTACAAATCATATTTGATGGAGCAGAACATCAGTGCATTTGTCTAGTAGTTTTCTGATTCATGCTTTGGAATTTTAAGTTTGACTGACAGAGTTTGTTGAGGGTTCTGAAATTCCACAGACCACCTGTCAGGAGCTTCTCTACTGAATGCATTGGTACTGGAAAGTGCCAGTTAGATCCTGGAGGTTTGTGTTCGAGTTCTCAAGATGCTTCAACAAAATAACATCTAGTTAATGAATTAAAGCTAATtataacagttttttttaattgttgtagAAGTTAGAATGTCAAATTAACTGAATTCCTGCAGATTTTGTGATTTCAACTTTTTGATAATaaaacagctgagaagaaagcatttcaaaattcatGCAACGGGAAAGCCTTTCCTCCATCTCTCACTGATATATGCCTTTTCTGCTCTCGCTGTTTTGAGTCGTGGGGAGGTCAGCATTGTGGGAGCTGTTTCATAACTAAAGTTATCAAATAAAAAACATAGGCTATAATGATCTTGTATATATCTCTTATGTTTgtatcataaaaaataaattggccACTTATGGTTTCATAAGTGAAATGTTAGAATAGAATATGTTATGGCAGTTTGGGGTCGTGTTTATCAAATTCACACTGAAGGAGGCTTTTGCATAGTTAATAGGAAGTCTATATATAGTGGTGGGAAATCCGACTTTAAATGTGACTGTTGCCCTTGTGCTGATTTGAGAGGAGTCAGGCTGGATAGTTGTATTTCTTAGCTCATGATTTACTGGCTGTCGTTGTTCCCTTTGGAACAAAGGATTGGAGGGGGAAGATATCCGATATGGTTCTCCATTTGGTCTTATCATTTACAGCTCAGCACTAAGACATTTGTTATAATTACATTTCAGACTTCATCCAGAACTCTTTCTGAGGCTTAGAGTACATCACTGCTGTAAGCAGTCTAGAAGTTCTCTGAAGTGTCAGATTTAGGAAAGAGGACCCTGAATGAAGCAGAACAGTACTCAGAGTAGCAGAGAGAATCTCTTTGCTGTGGTACTTGTTTGGTGTCTTCCTTACCTGTCACACTGATCGCCAACATTTTCCCTCAGTTATGATCAGTCCTGAGATATCTCTGCAGGGTTCATGTGCTGAAGAAAATCTGGATGTGTTTCCTTCAGTTGTTGCTAATTCAGAGACCTCAAACGCATTACATCAGtctttttgtttgcctttctgCCTCTGTCATACACCATGTCTTCTGTGGGTCGGAAGGCTGTGGTGGACTTTAGGGCAAAATATAGATGTGATGTTTGAGAGATGGAGCATAACCTTCCAGCTTAGATTCCTAGACCATTTGAGGATGATTGCTGATTTCCTTGAGAGTAAAAATGTCGTTGATTTCTCGAAGGAATGTGTTTGTAGGGTCTGAAGTtgtgaaagaggaaaatcaCCATTTCGAACAACAGagtaaatgaaaactatttacTTAATTAGAATTATTCTGGACTTGTAAATTCTTGCTATGCTGACAAAAGTGGCCTTCAGAAATAGTGCAGTATTAGTTACAGAAATTCTCTCTAGCATTGTGATAATTACTTACCTGTTTACGAGTCATAATGTAGGACCGAGTGTGCTAGGAAATAACATATTAATGTTTGAAactaagctttttaaaaagcttacaAAATAAAGATGGGTTTTAAAGAAACAGTCATGAGTCAGGTGAAAATTTAAGACTGTAATTTCTTAAGCCATCTGCTTCTTTCATTATAACTGCTAATGAAATATCCAAAAATCAATGCATCGTTTTTCACTGTGGCaaaatttcccatttttaattatgttctGAGTCTAAGGTAGACGTGTTAATTTTTCTGTAGTCAGCAACTGCAATAATAATGAATGACATTCAAGCTAACATTGCCCATCTGTCCAcgtttaaaaaagaaaagatagagtgatcttcatttttaaatttagttgGCTATACcaactgggtttttttttttttggtgagttCCTTAGTGACAGTTATTTAGACTAGAGTGTATTAGATGAGATgaatcacatttaaaaaatcctctttttctccataaaaCTCTGAATACCACTTTGAAATTTATGCTTGTTAATTTTGTCTCAGATATGTTCAGAGTAAGACCAAATAGTATTAGATACCATGTAAGATGAGGATTCCTCAGTGCTATGTGTTTTACCCTATTAAACATGGCATTAGGGAATTTTCAGAGTGCTGCTAACCAATTAAATGCTAAATGTTTACAGGTCAATTTCATGTGGTATTAGTGCTTAGGTCACTTTGTCCTGATCTGAAATAAGATTTGTatgtacttcatttttaaaattgctgttgGTTTCACTGATACTGGTAGAACTACTCATAAGCATTTCCAGATGAAGAAATTCTCAAGATTTGAGCCATAGCGGATCATTATGTCTTTGCTGAAGGCAGACCACTCCTTTATTCATTGTGGAGTTAGTAGGCTTGAAGCACAATGGTCTTAAGAGTTATGCAGAGAAAGCTCAAGGATAGTATATATTAGTGGTTGATGCAGGGATCTTCCGCAGTTCTTCCACGCTGCAAAAGCCAGTGATTGACTTGATTTGATCTCTTTCTGTTCAGTACATTCATTTGCTATCATACTTAGACATCAGAGCATGTTTCTGAAAGCCCATGATTATATTTAAATGATAGCCTGGCAGTACAGAGTAAACATGTTGTTGTGCAATCAACCACAAAGCATCAAAAAAAGCTGTCGTATGTTTTTATAGTGTAAGTTTGGTTACTGTTTAGTTggatgctgtttttcatttttctttattctgcttCCCTGCATAGAAGCCCATCCCCCATCCCTTTCCTTTGTGGAAAATCTGCAAGCAAGCAAAAGTTAAATCTGACTGAACTACTTTGTTCCTAATGGATTGATTGAAAAGCTGCAGGATCACGCTTAATGGTCCTGCTTTTAATATGGTCAGCCAGTTATAACCCTAGGACCGTTTGGCCTTTGACATATTTTGCCTTAGTGTAAAATCAATGTTTGCAATGGAGATGGGCCTTTCTGATGATGCCGTGCTTGAGTTCCTTTCCTTATATAAGGCATTAGCGTAGTTAAACCCTTGTGCATTGATTGCAGTCTCATCCCCAGAGGTTGTCTTCAGAGGCTACTGTATTTCAAGAATTAGCATTGTTGATCACAAGGCCTTTTCCTTTATCAATCCAGAAGGCTATTTGCTAATTACAGCAAAAGAAGCTCATCCTGCATTCTTGCAGTTGTTAGTACCAAGGTCCAATGAAAATACTCATTTAAGATTGTTTTTGTTAAGGTACGGGCACTATGTAGAAGGGACAGGCTCAGTTCTGCAGACAGCAGTAGATGTACAGGTAAGTATGTCTAGACTAACATATGAGAAATACTTGTCTTAAAActtgttttgtcttctgctttgttaTTCGGAATATTacaacaaaaatgcttttatggaaaataaGTTTCCATCTGATGTACTTAGAGTTTCCAAACAGCAGTTTATTTGAATCAAGATATACCTGTGCCTCTCTTTGTGGAGAATgaattgttattttattatttctagtGTCATATAGA
This genomic interval carries:
- the TRDMT1 gene encoding tRNA (cytosine(38)-C(5))-methyltransferase isoform X2, which codes for MKFISTTFPAHHYGQRQSRIGLQGDVSDPRTKSFLYILDVLPRLQKLPKYLLLENVKGFESSSARNELLRTLETCGFKYQEFLLSPTCLGIPNSRLRYFLIAKLHQEPFFFHVPDQVLTRFPDQNLEELSKDKGTDEDSSSLPSGEKSLDSNIGPDCSSKKGPLPKGAFLFKLETAEEMVRKHSQDNDPSIQMLEDFLEEENEEKMSQYFLAPKSLVRYAFLLDIVKPTCRRSTCFTKGYGHYVEGTGSVLQTAVDVQLESVFKHIENLTEEEKLMKLSTLKLRYFTPREIANLHGFPPEFGFPDTVSIKQCYRLLGNSLNVHVVAKLISILLG
- the TRDMT1 gene encoding tRNA (cytosine(38)-C(5))-methyltransferase isoform X3; the encoded protein is MILMSPPCQPFTRIGLQGDVSDPRTKSFLYILDVLPRLQKLPKYLLLENVKGFESSSARNELLRTLETCGFKYQEFLLSPTCLGIPNSRLRYFLIAKLHQEPFFFHVPDQVLTRFPDQNLEELSKDKGTDEDSSSLPSGEKSLDSNIGPDCSSKKGPLPKGAFLFKLETAEEMVRKHSQDNDPSIQMLEDFLEEENEEKMSQYFLAPKSLVRYAFLLDIVKPTCRRSTCFTKGYGHYVEGTGSVLQTAVDVQLESVFKHIENLTEEEKLMKLSTLKLRYFTPREIANLHGFPPEFGFPDTVSIKQCYRLLGNSLNVHVVAKLISILLG
- the TRDMT1 gene encoding tRNA (cytosine(38)-C(5))-methyltransferase isoform X1, with the translated sequence MRLAMAALRVLELYSGIGGMHQALKESCICAEVVAAVDVNTLANEVYKHNFPSTPLWAKTIEGITLKEFDRLSFDMILMSPPCQPFTRIGLQGDVSDPRTKSFLYILDVLPRLQKLPKYLLLENVKGFESSSARNELLRTLETCGFKYQEFLLSPTCLGIPNSRLRYFLIAKLHQEPFFFHVPDQVLTRFPDQNLEELSKDKGTDEDSSSLPSGEKSLDSNIGPDCSSKKGPLPKGAFLFKLETAEEMVRKHSQDNDPSIQMLEDFLEEENEEKMSQYFLAPKSLVRYAFLLDIVKPTCRRSTCFTKGYGHYVEGTGSVLQTAVDVQLESVFKHIENLTEEEKLMKLSTLKLRYFTPREIANLHGFPPEFGFPDTVSIKQCYRLLGNSLNVHVVAKLISILLG